In a single window of the Leptolyngbya sp. 'hensonii' genome:
- the psaA gene encoding photosystem I core protein PsaA translates to MAVSPQERESKARVVVDNDPVSTSFEKWAQPGHFDRTLARGPKTTTWIWNLHALAHDFDSHTSDLEDVSRKIFSAHFGHLAVVFVWLSGMYFHGARFSNYEAWLANPLAVKPSAQVVWPIVGQEILNADVGGGFHGIQITSGFFYLWRAAGYTNTFQLYCTAIGGLVMAALMLFAGWFHYHKRAPKLEWFQNAESMLNHHLAGLFGLGSLAWAGHQIHVSLPINAMLDAGTPANQIPLPHEFILNSSLMAKIYPSFAEGLTPFFTLDWGKYADFLTFKGGLNPVTGGLWLTDTAHHHLAIAVMFIVAGHMYRTNWGIGHSIKEMLEAHKDPVMISGEGHKGLYEVLTTSWHAQLAINLAIGGSVTIITAQHMYAMPPYPYIATDYATQLSIFTHHMWIGGFMIVGGAAHGAIFMVRDYDPVVNQNNVLDSMLRHRDAIISHLNWVCIFLGFHSFGLYIHNDTMRALGRPQDMFSDSAIQLQPIFAQWVQHLHTLAPGGTAPQALAPTSLAFGGDLVAIGGKVAMMPITLGTADFLVHHIHAFTIHVTVLILLKGVLFARSSRLVPDKANLGFGFPCDGPGRGGTCQVSGWDHVFLGLFWMYNSISVVIFHFSWKMQSDVWGSVSPDGTVSHITNGNFAESALTINGWLRDFLWAQASQVIGSYGSALSAYGLLFLGAHFVWAFSLMFLFSGRGYWQELIESIVWAHNKLKVAPSIQPRALSIIQGRAVGVAHYLLGGIVTTWSFFLARIISVG, encoded by the coding sequence ATGGCAGTTAGTCCACAGGAGCGAGAGTCAAAGGCAAGAGTTGTCGTCGATAACGACCCCGTTTCCACTTCCTTCGAGAAGTGGGCACAGCCTGGTCACTTCGACCGTACCCTTGCCCGAGGCCCCAAAACCACCACCTGGATTTGGAACCTCCACGCTCTCGCCCATGATTTTGATAGTCATACTAGTGACCTGGAAGATGTGTCTCGCAAAATCTTCAGCGCACACTTCGGCCACCTGGCTGTTGTGTTTGTCTGGTTGAGCGGCATGTATTTCCACGGTGCTCGTTTTTCAAACTATGAGGCCTGGTTGGCTAATCCGCTTGCAGTTAAGCCCAGCGCTCAAGTGGTATGGCCAATTGTTGGGCAAGAAATTTTGAATGCAGATGTTGGCGGCGGCTTCCATGGAATTCAGATCACCTCTGGATTCTTCTATCTCTGGCGGGCTGCTGGATATACAAATACATTTCAGCTTTACTGCACCGCGATTGGCGGTCTGGTAATGGCTGCTCTAATGCTGTTTGCTGGCTGGTTCCACTACCACAAGCGGGCTCCAAAGCTGGAGTGGTTCCAGAATGCTGAGTCAATGCTCAACCACCATCTGGCTGGTCTGTTTGGTCTGGGCTCCTTGGCCTGGGCTGGTCACCAAATCCATGTGTCGTTGCCGATCAACGCCATGCTGGATGCTGGTACCCCTGCTAACCAGATTCCTTTGCCCCATGAGTTCATCCTGAACTCCAGCTTGATGGCGAAAATCTACCCCAGCTTTGCTGAGGGCCTGACACCATTCTTCACGCTGGACTGGGGTAAGTATGCAGATTTCCTGACCTTCAAAGGGGGTCTGAATCCAGTTACAGGTGGCTTGTGGTTGACCGATACGGCTCACCATCACTTGGCGATCGCCGTCATGTTCATCGTTGCTGGCCACATGTACCGTACGAACTGGGGTATCGGTCATAGCATCAAGGAAATGCTGGAAGCCCACAAGGATCCCGTCATGATCTCGGGTGAGGGGCACAAGGGTCTCTATGAAGTGCTTACCACTTCCTGGCATGCCCAACTGGCCATTAACCTGGCGATCGGGGGTTCTGTGACCATCATCACGGCCCAGCACATGTATGCGATGCCACCTTATCCATACATTGCTACTGACTACGCAACTCAGCTCTCCATCTTTACCCACCACATGTGGATCGGCGGCTTCATGATCGTCGGTGGAGCTGCTCATGGTGCCATCTTTATGGTGCGTGACTATGATCCGGTTGTGAATCAGAACAACGTTCTAGACAGTATGCTTCGGCATCGGGATGCGATCATTTCCCATCTGAACTGGGTTTGTATTTTCCTTGGCTTCCATAGCTTCGGACTTTACATTCACAACGACACGATGCGAGCTCTGGGTCGTCCCCAAGACATGTTCTCTGATTCTGCAATTCAGCTGCAGCCTATCTTTGCCCAGTGGGTTCAGCATCTGCATACCCTGGCACCCGGTGGTACTGCCCCTCAGGCTTTGGCTCCGACCAGCCTTGCCTTTGGTGGTGATCTGGTTGCCATTGGTGGCAAAGTGGCCATGATGCCGATCACCCTCGGTACGGCTGACTTCCTGGTTCACCATATTCATGCCTTCACCATCCATGTGACGGTATTGATTCTGCTGAAGGGTGTTCTGTTCGCCCGTAGTTCTCGTCTGGTGCCTGATAAAGCTAACCTTGGCTTTGGCTTCCCTTGCGATGGCCCAGGTCGGGGTGGTACCTGTCAGGTTTCTGGTTGGGACCACGTTTTCCTCGGTCTGTTCTGGATGTACAACTCGATCTCAGTTGTGATTTTCCACTTCAGTTGGAAGATGCAATCTGATGTTTGGGGTTCTGTATCACCCGACGGAACTGTTTCCCACATTACTAACGGCAATTTTGCCGAAAGTGCGTTGACCATCAATGGTTGGTTGCGTGATTTCCTGTGGGCGCAAGCTTCTCAGGTGATTGGCTCCTACGGTTCAGCTCTGTCTGCTTATGGCTTGCTGTTCCTAGGTGCGCACTTTGTGTGGGCGTTCAGCCTGATGTTCCTGTTTAGTGGTCGCGGCTACTGGCAAGAACTGATTGAGTCTATTGTTTGGGCTCATAACAAGCTGAAGGTAGCGCCTTCTATCCAGCCTCGCGCTCTGAGCATTATTCAGGGTCGTGCTGTTGGGGTGGCTCACTACCTACTGGGAGGAATTGTGACCACTTGGTCGTTCTTCCTGGCTCGCATTATTTCAGTAGGATAA
- the psaB gene encoding photosystem I core protein PsaB: MATKFPKFSQDLAQDPTTRRIWYGIATAHDFESHDGMTEENLYQKIFATHFGHVAIIFLWASGLLFHVAWQGNFEQWTKDPLNVRPIAHAIWDPHFGKPAIDAFTQGGASGPVDIAYSGVYHWWYTIGMRANSDLYMGAVFLLILSAIFLFAGWLHLQPKFRPSLAWFKNAESRLNHHLAGLFGVSSLAWAGHLIHVAIPESRGQHVGWDNFLSTMPHPAGLAPFFTGNWGVYAQSPDTASHVFGTSQGAGTAILTFLGGFHPQTESLWLTDMAHHHLAIAVLFIVAGHMYKTNFGIGHSIKEIQEAHNPPKGTPFGGMIGDGHKGIYDTYNNSLHFQLGWHLACLGVVTSLVAQHMYSMPSYAFIAKDFTTQAALYTHHQYIAGFLMVGAFAHGAIFFVRDYDPEANKNNVLARMLEHKEALISHLSWVSLFLGFHTLGLYVHNDVVVAFGTPEKQILIEPVFAQFIQAAHGKLLYGFDTLLSNPDSIASTAWPNHGDVWLPGWLDAINSGANSLFLTVGPGDFLIHHAIALGLHTTTLILVKGALDARGSKLMPDKKDFGYSFPCDGPGRGGTCDISAWDASYLATFWMLNTIGWVTFYWHWKHLGIWQGNVAQFNESSTYIMGWLRDYLWLNSAQLINGYNPYGMNNLAVWAWMFLFGHLIWATGFMFLISWRGYWQELIETLVWAHENTPLANLVRWKDKPVALSIVQARLVGLTHFAVGYIVTYAAFLIASTASKFG; encoded by the coding sequence ATGGCAACTAAATTCCCTAAGTTTAGCCAGGACCTCGCTCAAGATCCGACAACTCGTCGGATCTGGTACGGGATCGCCACGGCTCACGACTTTGAAAGCCACGATGGCATGACCGAAGAGAATCTGTATCAGAAGATCTTCGCGACTCATTTCGGCCACGTTGCAATCATCTTCCTGTGGGCATCCGGCCTCCTGTTCCATGTCGCCTGGCAAGGTAACTTCGAGCAGTGGACCAAAGATCCGCTGAACGTTCGTCCCATCGCTCACGCGATTTGGGATCCCCACTTCGGTAAGCCTGCGATCGATGCCTTCACCCAAGGCGGTGCTTCCGGGCCGGTTGATATTGCCTACTCTGGTGTCTACCATTGGTGGTACACCATCGGGATGCGTGCTAACAGTGACCTCTATATGGGTGCTGTCTTCCTGCTCATCCTGTCGGCAATCTTCCTGTTTGCTGGCTGGCTGCACCTGCAACCCAAGTTCCGTCCCAGCCTGGCCTGGTTTAAGAATGCTGAATCTCGCCTGAACCATCACCTGGCAGGTCTGTTCGGTGTTAGCTCCCTGGCTTGGGCCGGTCACCTGATTCACGTTGCGATTCCCGAATCTCGCGGGCAGCATGTGGGTTGGGACAACTTCCTGAGCACCATGCCTCATCCTGCCGGTTTGGCTCCGTTCTTTACCGGTAACTGGGGTGTCTATGCTCAGAGCCCTGATACTGCAAGCCATGTTTTCGGTACCTCTCAGGGTGCTGGAACGGCAATCCTGACCTTCCTAGGTGGGTTCCATCCTCAAACCGAGTCTCTCTGGTTGACGGATATGGCTCACCACCACCTGGCGATCGCGGTGTTGTTCATCGTTGCTGGCCACATGTACAAGACCAACTTTGGGATTGGACATAGCATCAAGGAAATTCAGGAAGCCCATAATCCACCCAAGGGCACGCCTTTCGGTGGCATGATTGGCGACGGTCATAAAGGCATTTATGACACCTACAACAACTCGTTGCACTTCCAGTTGGGTTGGCACCTGGCTTGCCTGGGTGTTGTGACCTCCTTGGTGGCGCAGCACATGTACTCGATGCCTTCCTATGCCTTCATTGCGAAGGATTTCACGACCCAGGCTGCGCTGTACACCCATCACCAGTACATTGCTGGATTCCTGATGGTTGGTGCGTTTGCTCACGGTGCTATCTTCTTCGTTCGGGATTACGATCCAGAAGCGAATAAGAATAACGTTCTGGCCCGGATGCTGGAGCACAAAGAGGCTCTTATCTCTCACCTGAGCTGGGTTTCCCTCTTCCTGGGCTTCCATACCCTGGGTCTGTACGTCCACAACGATGTTGTGGTTGCTTTCGGAACTCCCGAGAAGCAGATCCTGATTGAACCCGTGTTTGCTCAGTTTATCCAGGCTGCCCACGGCAAGCTGCTGTATGGCTTCGACACCCTGTTGTCTAATCCTGACAGTATTGCCAGCACCGCTTGGCCCAACCATGGTGATGTCTGGTTGCCAGGTTGGCTGGATGCGATTAACAGTGGTGCAAACTCACTGTTCCTGACGGTTGGCCCTGGCGACTTCTTGATTCACCATGCGATCGCCCTGGGTCTCCATACCACCACTTTGATTCTGGTCAAGGGTGCGTTGGATGCTCGCGGTTCAAAGCTGATGCCGGATAAGAAAGATTTCGGCTACAGCTTCCCCTGCGATGGCCCTGGCCGTGGCGGTACCTGCGATATCTCCGCTTGGGATGCGTCCTACCTGGCCACCTTCTGGATGCTGAATACCATTGGTTGGGTAACCTTCTACTGGCACTGGAAGCATCTGGGTATTTGGCAGGGTAACGTTGCTCAGTTCAATGAGTCCTCGACTTATATCATGGGCTGGCTGCGGGACTATCTCTGGTTGAACTCGGCTCAGCTGATTAATGGGTACAATCCCTACGGCATGAACAATCTGGCTGTTTGGGCCTGGATGTTCCTCTTTGGGCATCTGATCTGGGCGACTGGATTCATGTTCCTGATTAGCTGGCGTGGTTACTGGCAAGAGTTGATCGAGACCCTGGTTTGGGCTCACGAGAACACTCCGCTGGCCAACCTGGTCCGCTGGAAAGACAAGCCTGTTGCTCTGTCTATTGTTCAGGCTCGTCTCGTCGGTCTCACCCACTTCGCGGTTGGTTACATTGTGACCTATGCGGCATTCCTGATTGCTTCAACAGCAAGTAAGTTCGGTTGA